One Spirochaeta africana DSM 8902 genomic window carries:
- a CDS encoding Re/Si-specific NAD(P)(+) transhydrogenase subunit alpha, translating into MIIGVLKETAANEHRVAVVPAHLPSLTKAGASIVVQAGAGIAAGYPDQQYQDKGAEIAADAAAVAAKADVLLMVQSGAARADLVDSVKQGQVLVGMMDPYQPNDVFSSFVSKGVTTLSMELMPRITRAQSMDVLSSMANLAGYKAALLAADNLPKMFPMMMTAAGTITPAKVFVIGVGVAGLQAIATTKRLGAVVSAYDIRPAVKDQVLSLGAKFVEMELDSDTAEDSGGYAREMDEEFYRKQRELMKSVIAESDVVITTAAIPGKQSPVLVTTEMVEAMAPGSVIVDLAVERGGNVEPSKPGETVNHNGVSIIGPVNIASTLSYNASQLYSKNITTYLLSLIDKESKQLTLNMEDEIVQATVVTHQGVAPNERTREWLGLQA; encoded by the coding sequence ATGATAATAGGGGTTCTCAAAGAGACTGCCGCGAATGAACATCGTGTAGCAGTGGTGCCCGCACATCTTCCCAGTCTGACCAAGGCTGGTGCATCGATTGTGGTGCAGGCCGGGGCCGGTATTGCAGCCGGGTATCCTGACCAGCAATACCAGGATAAGGGTGCGGAGATCGCAGCGGATGCGGCAGCTGTTGCTGCCAAGGCGGATGTACTGCTGATGGTACAGTCCGGTGCGGCGCGCGCAGATCTGGTTGATTCTGTCAAACAGGGACAGGTGCTTGTCGGTATGATGGATCCATACCAGCCAAATGATGTCTTTTCCAGTTTTGTGTCCAAGGGTGTTACCACACTCTCAATGGAGCTGATGCCGCGCATTACCCGGGCACAGAGCATGGATGTGCTGTCTTCGATGGCAAACCTTGCCGGGTACAAGGCTGCACTGCTGGCAGCCGACAATCTGCCCAAGATGTTCCCGATGATGATGACCGCTGCCGGGACTATCACTCCGGCCAAGGTGTTTGTGATCGGGGTCGGGGTTGCCGGTCTGCAGGCGATTGCCACTACCAAACGGCTTGGTGCAGTGGTTAGTGCTTACGACATACGACCAGCGGTCAAGGACCAGGTGCTGAGTCTGGGTGCGAAGTTTGTGGAGATGGAGCTTGACTCCGATACAGCTGAAGACAGCGGCGGATATGCCCGGGAAATGGACGAGGAGTTTTACCGTAAACAGCGTGAGCTCATGAAATCGGTTATTGCGGAGAGCGATGTGGTTATCACCACTGCAGCGATTCCCGGCAAGCAGTCACCGGTGCTGGTGACAACCGAGATGGTAGAGGCAATGGCGCCAGGTTCGGTTATTGTCGACCTGGCGGTGGAGCGTGGTGGTAATGTAGAGCCTTCCAAGCCCGGCGAAACCGTGAACCATAACGGGGTCTCCATTATCGGGCCGGTCAACATCGCTTCCACCCTGAGCTACAACGCCAGTCAGCTGTATTCCAAAAACATCACGACCTATCTGCTGTCACTGATCGACAAGGAAAGCAAACAGCTGACACTGAACATGGAAGACGAAATCGTACAGGCTACGGTGGTCACCCACCAGGGGGTCGCGCCCAACGAGCGCACGCGTGAGTGGCTCGGGCTGCAGGCCTAG
- a CDS encoding MATE family efflux transporter, with protein MSVPDPTSPPENLRSGSLYRRLNSLALPIMAANLLQMLYNLADAFFLGRLGAAAVSAPAISFNLIFFVVVFGMAFSAAGTTLIAQSKGKGDQHKIDFYLGQMVSVGMSLAVAAAVLGVVLARPILLLLQVPADAFAYTHQYLSIVYAGIPLMFIAFLLQGAMQGIGDSITPLIIKGLTVVLNVILDPLLIYGLWFFPRLEVAGAALATVISQGVASLAALYILLRGRHGMQIHLRNLRPRLQAVRLILRIAVPSSIGQGISALGFTVLQGVVNGLGTAVVAAFGIGGRIIGLFNMPAIGYSRATAAMVGQSLGMRRKDQAWRVVRLSVLTVLAFISIGMTLTFFFGNSFIRFFVDDPEVIEVGATMFRIVSVSVIPFTLFTVIMGAFEGGGDTKPVMYLHVLRLWGIRVPLALALINLAGIGALGIWWSMFTSNVVTAAIGFAMLSRGSWLHKLDPDEV; from the coding sequence ATGAGTGTACCCGACCCGACATCACCGCCGGAAAACTTGCGATCGGGATCCCTGTATCGCAGACTGAACAGCCTGGCGCTGCCTATCATGGCGGCAAATCTGCTGCAGATGCTGTACAACCTGGCCGATGCCTTTTTTCTCGGGCGCCTGGGGGCTGCCGCTGTGTCTGCGCCGGCAATCTCATTCAACCTGATTTTCTTTGTGGTGGTGTTCGGCATGGCGTTCTCGGCTGCTGGCACCACCCTGATCGCCCAATCCAAAGGCAAGGGGGATCAGCACAAGATCGACTTCTATCTCGGCCAGATGGTCTCGGTCGGCATGAGCCTGGCGGTTGCCGCAGCCGTGCTTGGGGTGGTACTGGCACGGCCCATTCTGCTGCTTCTGCAGGTGCCGGCAGATGCGTTTGCCTACACCCACCAGTATCTGTCGATTGTGTACGCAGGTATTCCCCTGATGTTCATCGCTTTCCTGCTGCAGGGAGCCATGCAGGGTATCGGCGACAGCATTACCCCTTTGATCATAAAAGGACTCACCGTGGTGCTGAACGTGATACTCGATCCCCTGCTGATCTACGGGTTGTGGTTTTTCCCCCGGCTCGAGGTCGCTGGTGCCGCGCTGGCAACCGTAATCTCACAAGGGGTTGCATCTCTGGCGGCGCTGTACATCCTGCTCAGAGGTCGTCACGGCATGCAGATCCATCTGCGCAACCTCCGCCCCCGCCTGCAGGCGGTCAGACTGATCCTGCGCATCGCCGTCCCCTCGTCGATTGGTCAGGGGATCTCGGCACTGGGCTTCACGGTGCTGCAGGGGGTGGTGAACGGGCTTGGGACTGCAGTTGTCGCGGCGTTTGGTATCGGCGGGAGAATTATCGGCCTGTTCAATATGCCGGCTATCGGCTATTCCCGGGCAACTGCGGCCATGGTCGGCCAGAGCCTGGGGATGCGGCGCAAGGATCAGGCCTGGCGGGTAGTACGCCTGTCCGTTTTAACGGTGCTTGCATTTATAAGCATCGGGATGACCCTGACCTTCTTCTTTGGCAACTCCTTTATCCGGTTTTTTGTGGATGACCCCGAGGTAATCGAGGTCGGGGCTACCATGTTCCGGATCGTGTCGGTGTCGGTTATCCCCTTTACCCTGTTCACCGTAATAATGGGTGCCTTCGAGGGCGGCGGAGACACCAAGCCGGTCATGTATCTGCATGTGCTGCGGCTGTGGGGTATCCGGGTACCGCTTGCACTGGCCCTGATCAACCTGGCGGGCATCGGGGCACTGGGGATCTGGTGGTCGATGTTTACCTCGAATGTAGTGACCGCGGCTATCGGGTTCGCCATGCTGTCGCGGGGAAGCTGGCTCCACAAGCTCGATCCGGACGAGGTATAG
- a CDS encoding DUF2259 domain-containing protein, with protein MVRKLSGICMSVVLALSAVTLSAGDVAVFASLGFSPDSRIFAFAQYGVQEESLFPYADLFVVDVPENRFAPNGVIRSVREQRVTPGFDGSAALYHVLRDQHELLQRHRLQHDHTGRIIYVLHDGDEPRSRLDFRDFETGNRFQVELKQSSRGSGEGVSSRFHLELEVTPEGGSARRHTVGLPQFDREGVKRYRIQQAILSPDERSLVFVIEMERYAERGVDIRYMVETVRFR; from the coding sequence ATGGTGCGGAAACTATCCGGGATATGCATGAGTGTTGTTCTGGCATTGTCAGCGGTAACGCTGAGTGCTGGTGATGTTGCGGTGTTTGCCAGCCTCGGATTCTCACCTGATTCCAGGATTTTTGCGTTTGCACAGTACGGCGTACAGGAGGAATCCCTGTTCCCGTATGCCGATCTCTTTGTGGTCGATGTTCCCGAGAACCGCTTTGCACCAAACGGTGTTATCCGCTCGGTGCGGGAACAGCGGGTTACCCCCGGTTTTGATGGCTCAGCGGCGCTGTACCATGTGCTGCGGGATCAGCATGAGCTGCTGCAGCGACATCGCCTGCAGCATGACCATACCGGCAGGATTATCTATGTTCTACATGATGGTGATGAACCCCGTTCGCGGCTCGATTTCCGCGATTTCGAAACCGGCAACCGGTTTCAGGTTGAACTGAAGCAGTCCAGTCGAGGGAGTGGTGAAGGGGTGAGCAGCCGCTTTCATCTTGAACTTGAGGTAACCCCCGAGGGCGGGTCTGCACGCCGCCATACTGTCGGATTGCCGCAGTTTGATCGTGAAGGTGTCAAGCGCTATCGCATTCAGCAGGCGATTCTCTCACCCGATGAGCGATCGCTGGTTTTTGTAATAGAAATGGAGCGTTATGCCGAGCGAGGCGTGGATATCCGCTATATGGTCGAAACCGTTCGTTTCCGATAA
- a CDS encoding ABC transporter substrate-binding protein, translating into MKKFLLIATVLVISAVLVLPAFGAGQTERETHIRIMGYGGQDPAVVQRLLDEVIGQQLTEENIRLTYEPLEGDYNAAFFNALSAGTAGDIFYIPVETAPGIIATGQVLPLDDYVDTSPFIDSLVETYTFDGRVYGIAKDFNTLAIHYNKDLFDEAGVEYPNAGDTWESLAEKARRVSDLGADVYGIAFPPAYDRFGAFAYATGWEPFDEQGNTNLLDPRFVSAVEWYTGLVADGVAVMPSDIGQDWTGGAFATENVGMAIEGAWILGFLRNEAPNIQFGTTFMPIGPSGQRGNFLYTVAYGINANSRNREAAIKVLEALTSPEAQQFILEEGLALPSREELADNPFLQGTHPEAVTNRVVFQGAEDGNVLGAQYGTVGTDWFQPINAALGAIMSEDGDVQTELQRAQREIEALIERAR; encoded by the coding sequence ATGAAAAAATTTTTGCTGATAGCTACGGTATTGGTGATCAGTGCGGTGCTGGTGCTCCCGGCATTCGGTGCCGGGCAAACCGAACGGGAAACCCACATAAGGATTATGGGGTACGGCGGACAGGATCCGGCAGTGGTGCAACGCCTGCTGGATGAGGTTATCGGGCAACAACTGACCGAAGAAAATATCCGGCTCACCTACGAACCGCTGGAAGGTGACTATAATGCGGCATTCTTTAATGCCCTCTCGGCAGGAACTGCCGGTGACATATTCTATATCCCGGTAGAGACAGCACCGGGGATAATCGCTACAGGACAGGTATTGCCCCTGGATGACTATGTAGATACCAGCCCGTTTATCGACAGCCTGGTGGAGACCTACACATTTGACGGCAGGGTATACGGTATAGCCAAGGACTTTAATACCCTGGCAATCCACTACAACAAGGATCTTTTTGATGAAGCCGGGGTCGAGTATCCGAATGCCGGTGATACCTGGGAAAGCCTGGCGGAAAAGGCGCGCCGGGTATCCGACCTGGGCGCTGATGTTTACGGTATAGCTTTTCCGCCAGCCTATGATCGATTTGGAGCTTTTGCTTATGCCACCGGCTGGGAGCCGTTTGACGAGCAGGGCAACACTAACCTGCTGGATCCGCGGTTTGTATCGGCTGTGGAATGGTATACCGGTCTGGTGGCTGATGGTGTGGCGGTAATGCCCAGTGACATTGGACAGGACTGGACCGGTGGCGCGTTTGCAACCGAGAACGTGGGTATGGCAATCGAAGGTGCCTGGATCCTGGGATTCCTGAGAAACGAAGCACCAAACATCCAGTTCGGCACTACCTTTATGCCGATCGGCCCCTCCGGTCAGCGTGGCAACTTTCTGTACACGGTGGCGTACGGCATCAACGCAAACTCGCGCAATCGCGAGGCAGCAATCAAGGTGCTCGAGGCCTTAACCAGTCCCGAAGCTCAGCAGTTTATTCTGGAAGAAGGGCTGGCATTGCCGAGCCGCGAGGAACTGGCCGACAATCCTTTCCTGCAGGGGACTCATCCGGAAGCGGTAACCAACCGGGTAGTGTTCCAGGGCGCAGAGGATGGCAATGTATTGGGTGCCCAGTACGGAACAGTTGGTACCGACTGGTTTCAGCCAATCAATGCTGCCCTGGGGGCAATCATGAGCGAGGATGGTGATGTGCAGACCGAGCTGCAGCGTGCCCAGAGGGAGATCGAAGCCCTGATCGAACGCGCGCGATAA
- a CDS encoding lipoate--protein ligase family protein codes for MNRTYTPSRIWRWIDTGAVPGADAMAIDEALLRSFTAGNQLPLFRLYGWKDPTISIGRFQRWDEDIDLAACRRAGVPLIRRITGGGAIYHDCEVTYSLVCSRYEFGKMTVKESYRRICSFLIAVYRGLGLEADFAVDAAAADPTLGQKTVHCFAGREAYDVLVRQHDGSLQKLGGNAQRRLGDIVFQHGSIPLELRLQQQERLFTAHALPDPQRVTDLAGAVSPVLEAGVGLGRRIQQEFAAALGIEWENQPLTEAETADAAWLAEHKYRQDSWNRDAQDPLRRQ; via the coding sequence ATGAATCGTACATATACTCCCAGCCGGATCTGGCGCTGGATCGATACCGGTGCAGTGCCGGGTGCCGACGCTATGGCGATCGATGAAGCCCTCCTGCGTTCCTTTACTGCCGGGAATCAGCTGCCGCTGTTCCGTCTGTACGGCTGGAAGGACCCGACCATCTCGATCGGGCGCTTTCAGCGATGGGACGAGGATATAGATCTTGCGGCCTGTCGCCGTGCCGGGGTGCCGCTGATACGGCGCATCACCGGCGGCGGGGCAATCTACCATGACTGCGAGGTTACCTACAGCCTGGTGTGCAGCCGATACGAGTTTGGCAAAATGACCGTAAAGGAATCGTATCGCCGGATATGCAGTTTTCTGATAGCGGTGTACCGAGGGCTCGGGCTGGAGGCTGACTTTGCGGTCGATGCTGCTGCAGCCGATCCGACTCTGGGGCAAAAGACCGTCCACTGCTTTGCTGGTCGCGAGGCGTACGACGTGCTGGTGCGTCAGCATGACGGATCCTTGCAAAAGCTGGGGGGGAATGCCCAGCGACGGCTGGGTGATATCGTGTTCCAGCACGGGTCGATACCGCTTGAGCTGCGGCTGCAGCAGCAGGAGCGGCTGTTTACCGCCCACGCCCTCCCGGATCCACAGCGGGTTACCGACCTTGCAGGGGCTGTCAGCCCGGTACTGGAGGCCGGAGTCGGGCTTGGCCGACGGATACAGCAGGAGTTTGCCGCTGCCCTCGGGATCGAGTGGGAAAACCAGCCATTAACCGAAGCTGAAACGGCAGATGCCGCCTGGCTGGCCGAACATAAATACCGACAGGATTCCTGGAATCGCGATGCACAGGATCCACTCAGGCGGCAGTAA
- a CDS encoding carbohydrate ABC transporter permease: MRHKQGAAPYLFLLPFLIILSIFFVYAAGRAVAFSFSDYNLFNDPGFVGLRNYRNLFREANFLRALGNSIVFSLVVTTMQTIGALILASVLNARIRGRSFFRAAFYIPSVASSVVTTLIFLWIFQRRGLLNYLLTQLQRYAPVMLAFLLAAAAVQLLQVMIEKIRGRDCRWLDEPLMLISLLAGAVSTVVLVISGLVQPLAIEAVDIVWLQTRSMVLGFIPRPLFAIMIQNTFTTIPTLMLLFLAGLQDVPRSLYEAAEMDGAGPLQRFRNITIPAIQPVLFLVVTLGLIGTLQMFDQVAIFGDAVPLESVITLAYFVYNRMFPGAQLPEVGLASAAAIFLALFTLLMVLVQRFFIKSEVE, translated from the coding sequence ATGCGACACAAACAGGGGGCGGCACCATATCTGTTCCTGCTGCCATTTCTGATAATTCTTTCAATATTCTTTGTGTACGCCGCGGGACGGGCGGTGGCGTTCAGTTTTTCTGATTACAATCTGTTTAACGATCCCGGGTTCGTCGGTCTCCGCAACTACCGGAACCTCTTCCGGGAGGCGAATTTCCTGCGCGCCCTTGGCAACTCCATAGTGTTCAGTTTGGTGGTGACCACCATGCAGACAATTGGCGCGCTGATTCTGGCGTCGGTTCTGAATGCTCGAATACGCGGGCGATCTTTTTTTCGGGCCGCCTTTTATATACCCAGTGTGGCCAGCAGCGTCGTAACCACCCTGATTTTTCTGTGGATTTTTCAGCGCAGGGGACTGTTAAATTATCTGTTAACCCAGCTACAGCGATATGCTCCGGTTATGCTGGCATTTCTGCTGGCCGCTGCTGCGGTACAGCTGCTGCAGGTCATGATCGAGAAGATTCGCGGCAGGGACTGTCGCTGGCTGGATGAGCCGCTGATGCTGATTTCGCTGCTGGCAGGGGCGGTATCAACGGTGGTGCTGGTGATCAGCGGATTGGTGCAGCCACTGGCGATCGAAGCGGTGGACATCGTCTGGCTGCAGACGCGAAGCATGGTGCTGGGATTTATCCCCAGACCGCTGTTTGCCATCATGATCCAGAACACCTTTACCACCATCCCGACCCTGATGCTGCTGTTTCTGGCCGGGCTGCAGGATGTCCCACGCAGCCTCTACGAGGCTGCCGAGATGGATGGGGCCGGTCCGCTGCAGCGATTTCGCAATATTACCATCCCGGCGATACAGCCGGTGCTGTTTCTGGTGGTTACCCTGGGGCTTATCGGAACCCTGCAGATGTTTGACCAGGTTGCCATTTTTGGCGACGCGGTACCGCTGGAGTCGGTAATCACCCTTGCCTATTTCGTCTACAACCGCATGTTCCCCGGTGCGCAACTACCCGAGGTTGGCTTGGCATCCGCTGCGGCAATCTTTCTGGCGTTGTTCACCCTGCTGATGGTGCTGGTGCAGCGATTCTTTATCAAATCGGAGGTGGAGTGA
- a CDS encoding glycogen debranching N-terminal domain-containing protein, translated as MDFRNNIVLKENYTFWVSDGDGCITESEQGVYSYDTRFLSRYAWRFAQPMQTLNRYSASPNTVHFHYAWIEGPSQLIGVRRDLELASNLLTDRLQIENTSGRAQTWSAVLQLDADFVDMFEARGFQADMPRMVHGEVASRSVRFSYRDQDGGEVGTEIDFSHTPISSQSVNSESGRQREFILELEPGQQVEITVVVRLQPIQADYAEVISYPEWRRSFPDSSLLPPGLYRRAYTQAVDDLRALLLFTAEGAFPAAGIPWFVAAFGRDALITGLMLLPHQPETVRGILRYLARHQAQHRDNFQGAEPGKIMHELRFGELTRNGTVPHRPYYGTIDATPLFLILLGRYIEYTQDEDVLRELAPAWQAALSWMTTEGDCDGDGFLEYQGAKPGEGLVVQSWKDSDDSMMHADGSIAAGAIAPVEVQGYAYAAYHAAVQLYRRLGDADTARKWEQKAAELKRRFHQSFWLEDRQIYAMALDGEKRPLQVDSSNAGQLLFSGIVPDEIVPQLVETLFSDRLWSGWGIRTLGTGETAYNPVSYHNGSVWPHDTALIAEGLQRHGYTEAAGEIARALYDLAASQSDYRLPELIAGYPRTSAPPVPYPVACRPQAWDAAALIFLLPLM; from the coding sequence ATGGATTTTCGCAACAACATCGTATTAAAGGAAAACTATACCTTCTGGGTAAGTGATGGTGACGGCTGCATCACCGAAAGTGAACAGGGGGTGTACAGCTATGACACCCGATTTTTAAGCCGGTATGCCTGGCGGTTCGCCCAGCCAATGCAGACCTTGAATCGTTATTCTGCCTCGCCAAACACCGTTCATTTCCACTACGCCTGGATAGAGGGGCCGTCACAGTTGATCGGAGTACGTCGGGATCTGGAGCTGGCATCAAATCTGCTGACCGATCGGCTACAGATCGAAAACACCTCCGGTCGGGCACAAACCTGGTCTGCGGTTTTGCAGCTTGATGCAGACTTTGTTGATATGTTCGAGGCACGCGGGTTTCAGGCAGATATGCCACGCATGGTACATGGAGAGGTGGCGTCTCGCAGCGTGCGGTTCTCGTATCGTGATCAGGACGGGGGTGAGGTTGGTACCGAGATCGATTTTTCCCACACCCCGATCAGCAGCCAGTCAGTGAACAGTGAAAGCGGTCGCCAGCGGGAGTTTATCCTGGAGCTGGAGCCCGGCCAGCAGGTTGAGATTACCGTGGTTGTTCGGCTGCAGCCGATTCAGGCTGATTACGCCGAGGTTATCTCGTATCCGGAGTGGCGCCGATCCTTTCCTGATTCCAGCCTGCTGCCCCCAGGACTGTACCGACGGGCTTATACACAGGCGGTCGATGATCTGCGCGCCCTTCTGTTATTCACCGCCGAGGGGGCCTTTCCTGCCGCTGGTATCCCCTGGTTTGTGGCTGCCTTCGGGCGAGATGCGTTGATCACCGGGTTGATGCTGCTGCCGCATCAGCCGGAGACGGTGCGGGGCATACTTCGATACCTGGCTCGGCATCAGGCACAGCACCGTGACAACTTTCAGGGGGCTGAGCCTGGCAAGATAATGCATGAACTCCGCTTTGGAGAACTCACCCGCAACGGGACGGTTCCGCATCGTCCCTACTATGGAACCATCGATGCTACCCCTTTGTTTCTGATTTTGTTGGGGCGTTATATAGAGTACACCCAGGACGAGGATGTGCTGCGTGAGCTTGCGCCGGCATGGCAGGCGGCGCTGTCCTGGATGACTACCGAGGGAGACTGCGATGGGGATGGCTTTCTTGAGTATCAGGGGGCAAAACCGGGCGAGGGCCTGGTGGTACAGTCCTGGAAAGACTCTGATGATTCCATGATGCATGCCGACGGCAGCATTGCGGCGGGTGCTATTGCCCCGGTCGAGGTGCAGGGCTATGCCTATGCTGCTTATCATGCTGCTGTACAGCTGTATCGCCGGCTTGGAGACGCAGACACAGCCCGAAAATGGGAGCAGAAGGCAGCCGAGCTGAAGCGCCGTTTTCATCAGTCGTTCTGGCTGGAGGATCGACAGATCTATGCCATGGCGTTGGATGGTGAGAAGCGCCCCCTGCAGGTCGATAGTTCGAATGCTGGGCAGCTGTTGTTCAGCGGTATTGTACCGGACGAGATCGTTCCGCAACTGGTAGAAACCCTGTTCAGTGATCGTCTCTGGTCGGGGTGGGGAATCCGTACCCTGGGAACAGGGGAGACAGCCTACAACCCGGTCAGTTACCATAATGGATCGGTCTGGCCGCATGATACCGCTCTGATTGCCGAAGGGCTGCAGCGGCATGGGTATACCGAAGCGGCAGGAGAGATTGCGCGGGCTCTGTATGACCTGGCGGCGTCCCAGTCTGACTATCGTCTGCCGGAGCTGATTGCCGGATATCCGCGTACCTCTGCTCCCCCGGTGCCGTATCCAGTGGCCTGTCGACCGCAGGCATGGGATGCAGCCGCACTGATATTCCTCTTGCCCCTGATGTAA
- a CDS encoding LacI family DNA-binding transcriptional regulator — MQFDSSKPTIRQVAARAGVSTGTVSRVINQHRNVNAQTRELVLQTMREMNYEPDFAARELSRGNRKTIGFNIGFGSPRHTPFYMLFLESLMESAQADGFRFVEVPSGNDGLPAMLHDAMVLFGAHQADPRIEYLAEHNVPYVLIGHKTGSRWVSSDDIDGGYQAGDHLMRLGHREVLVVAGAFTSQATQDRIQGFSRAAASAGVAIEASAVLDGQNSALGAYRIVRRFLQTSRSFTAVFATTDEMAVGVIAALQDEGIEVPRDVSVIGYDDLPDIAANLTTIRQDIPALAEAAVALLSEALSEGAVHHRTLPVRLIVRGTTAAPSSQSLQNP; from the coding sequence ATGCAGTTCGACTCCAGTAAACCTACGATTCGCCAGGTTGCCGCTCGTGCCGGTGTCTCTACTGGTACGGTAAGCCGTGTCATCAATCAGCACCGGAATGTCAATGCACAAACCCGGGAGCTGGTACTGCAGACCATGCGCGAGATGAATTATGAGCCGGACTTTGCCGCACGTGAGCTGTCGCGCGGCAACCGCAAGACGATCGGCTTTAATATCGGATTCGGAAGCCCCCGCCATACCCCGTTTTACATGCTGTTTCTCGAAAGCCTGATGGAGTCTGCACAGGCAGATGGATTCCGGTTTGTGGAGGTTCCTTCCGGCAATGATGGCTTGCCAGCCATGCTGCATGATGCAATGGTGCTGTTTGGTGCCCATCAGGCTGATCCGCGAATCGAGTACCTTGCCGAGCATAATGTACCGTATGTACTGATTGGTCATAAAACCGGCAGCCGTTGGGTCAGCAGTGACGATATCGATGGCGGGTATCAGGCCGGAGACCATCTTATGCGATTAGGGCATCGTGAGGTCTTAGTTGTTGCCGGTGCATTTACCAGTCAGGCAACCCAGGACCGGATCCAGGGATTTTCCCGAGCCGCAGCCAGTGCCGGGGTAGCAATAGAGGCCAGTGCAGTTCTGGATGGGCAGAATTCCGCACTCGGTGCGTACCGGATTGTTCGCCGGTTTCTGCAGACATCCCGATCCTTCACTGCCGTGTTTGCTACCACCGATGAAATGGCTGTGGGGGTAATTGCTGCCTTGCAGGATGAAGGAATCGAGGTGCCGCGGGATGTGTCGGTAATCGGGTATGATGATCTGCCAGATATAGCCGCCAATCTCACCACGATTCGACAGGATATCCCTGCCCTGGCCGAGGCTGCGGTAGCTCTGTTATCCGAGGCATTGTCCGAGGGTGCGGTTCACCACCGAACCTTGCCGGTACGATTGATCGTTCGCGGCACTACCGCAGCACCATCCAGTCAATCCCTGCAGAATCCCTGA
- a CDS encoding carbohydrate ABC transporter permease — MALDTMTTGYAPEPMRIRSAAELARGRWLRVGIVYSLLLIFAVLFLGPLLFAATSSLKVNALEYPPTLRIPQLHPGNWAAAARLGRQGAGKPFLGGFAPGAEIDFTFEVFTARGLPLEKPEVVIPRRRPGAGLGAVLQIDYAADYAVLDGPWELERRETEIMRDEVAIPGTITTYGFRISYPDDGPRIDRLPVDITLGVGSVAAGAQLAPTRLERRGRVISYDNLAPGWIGYMLRNYVRLFREARDVATGRSLFFSWTMNSGIYALARVISNIMLASMAGYALARFRFRGRSLIFMIVLFSQMVPAQVTFISNYLVIRDGIFGFSRLFGVDTLLNTLTGVIIGGAGSSALIEASKVFIMKQFFESIPHEVEEAALIDGASQWQRYWRVVFPMARPALGAVGILTFQGAWNDFFWPFVVLTSPESIKTLPIGLLSFRQTYGATGDWGLILSGAILSALPVVILFIAFQKYFIQGVSAGGSKG; from the coding sequence ATGGCGCTGGATACCATGACAACCGGGTATGCCCCGGAGCCGATGAGGATCCGAAGTGCTGCCGAGCTCGCTCGTGGCCGCTGGCTGCGTGTGGGGATTGTGTACAGCCTGCTGCTCATTTTTGCAGTTCTGTTTCTGGGGCCGCTGCTGTTCGCGGCGACATCTTCCCTGAAGGTAAATGCCCTTGAGTATCCGCCAACCTTGCGTATCCCGCAGCTCCATCCCGGCAACTGGGCAGCTGCTGCCCGCTTAGGGCGGCAGGGAGCCGGAAAACCCTTCCTGGGCGGTTTTGCCCCCGGGGCCGAGATTGATTTTACCTTCGAGGTGTTTACCGCCAGAGGGCTTCCGCTGGAGAAACCGGAGGTGGTGATTCCGCGTCGGCGACCTGGTGCCGGCCTGGGAGCAGTGTTGCAGATTGACTACGCCGCTGATTACGCGGTGCTGGATGGTCCCTGGGAACTGGAGCGCAGGGAGACAGAGATTATGCGCGATGAGGTGGCCATCCCCGGGACAATTACCACCTATGGCTTTCGTATCAGCTATCCCGACGATGGGCCACGCATAGATCGGCTGCCGGTGGATATTACCCTGGGCGTGGGCTCGGTAGCAGCTGGAGCCCAGCTGGCACCAACCAGACTTGAGCGCAGGGGGCGGGTTATCAGTTACGATAACCTCGCGCCGGGTTGGATCGGATACATGCTGCGCAACTATGTGCGCCTGTTCAGGGAGGCCAGGGATGTCGCGACCGGTCGCAGTCTGTTCTTCAGCTGGACAATGAATTCCGGCATCTATGCCTTGGCCCGGGTGATCAGCAACATCATGCTTGCATCGATGGCCGGCTATGCATTGGCACGATTCCGGTTTCGCGGGCGCAGTCTGATTTTCATGATTGTGCTCTTCAGTCAGATGGTGCCGGCCCAGGTGACCTTTATCTCCAACTATCTGGTTATTCGTGATGGCATCTTCGGGTTCAGCAGGCTGTTCGGCGTAGATACGCTATTGAATACCCTTACAGGGGTAATCATTGGCGGTGCGGGATCCAGTGCGCTTATCGAGGCATCCAAGGTCTTCATAATGAAGCAGTTTTTTGAATCCATACCGCACGAAGTTGAAGAAGCGGCCCTGATAGACGGGGCATCGCAGTGGCAGCGGTACTGGCGGGTGGTCTTTCCTATGGCTCGCCCAGCCCTGGGAGCCGTGGGGATTCTCACCTTCCAGGGGGCATGGAACGACTTTTTCTGGCCGTTTGTTGTTCTGACCAGTCCGGAAAGTATCAAGACGCTGCCTATCGGGTTGTTGAGCTTTCGACAAACCTACGGTGCGACCGGGGACTGGGGATTGATACTGTCCGGGGCGATCCTGAGCGCCTTGCCGGTGGTGATTCTGTTCATTGCATTTCAGAAATATTTCATACAAGGGGTTTCGGCAGGCGGCTCGAAGGGATGA